The genomic window TATTTTTAGACagtgtttttaaacccggcctggTGGTCAACCCGGCCCAAGATCCGGGTCATGGGTTTTGACAGGGTCACCTGGGtcaaccctattttttttaaatcaaaacaaccttgttttgattaaaaaaaaaatcaacgattACAACcaggtttttaaataaaagttagaGTGGGCATGAGCACTTACAGTATTTAGAGCAAAGCCAAAGGTTAGATAATAGTTATAAGAATAGAACTCCATACTCATTTTCCAACTTATTGGGTTACCTTTGCAGGGAAAAAggtgaaaataaaacatgaacgATAAAGTAGATTCAAACAAATACGAAGGTGCAGGCTGCAATAGAACTTGCTGTGGGCTTCCGGAATTATTGATCTAAAATCTATATGGGCCAAAATAGCTGGATCCATCAGATGCCGATTTCAAGTACGGTAAGTATGCTGGGCTAGGCCTGCGCTGGTTAGCTCGGAGTAAAGGACGCCTATCATTCATGTCAAGATTTTTCATCGAGTTAGAAGGTGCCGACATCTAAAACAACTGCTCCATTCTCTTTGCACGTGGATTGAGATTTGACTCTTTActtaatgatattaaatattgatgatgatgatgacgatgataaAACACCAATAATTTGAGATGTCACAACCTTGATTTGTCGATAAATCTATGGATCTGTCACTCCGCATGATTTTGTGTTTCCACTAACTACACCGATACTTGCTTTAATCATCAAAATTTGGAGTATGCTTGTTAGTGtcgtgaaaattattttttaaatattaaaataatattttattaatttttattaatatatcaaaataataaaaaaagaacactaaaataattcaataattcaaaaatataattaaaccgTAATAACAAACTGTCCAATAGTTAGTTCAAATTCATGCAATGACTGATTGAGGCTAAGAATTTGaggataaaatttatattttaactttaatgggtgtagtttaattggttaggttttgagtttgctttttaaaaatcaccagttcgagtcccacaaacctcagggccactagaggcttacatggtttttAAACTTCAGGATCCGTAGAATTAATACGCGCAAATTAACCCGAACacttacattaataataattaaaaaaaaatagatctggTCAAAGGCAGCACAGATGTTTCGTCGAGATCTGGGAAATGAATGCTTTAATGtggatatttaattttcttctatGTATACGACCATGTTTCCCGATGGCATGAAATTCTTACGATCCTTTTCTTGTGTGAATGGTAGAGGAAATaaagttttacaaaaatatcaaagcCAATTGGACGATTTTTACTTGCAAGGCAACATAGACAACCCGGAGTCTCGGACCAATTCTCTCGGCAAGAATTAGAAGTCCCAGGAGAGTAGCAAATACCTCATTAGAAGCAGGACCTCCAACCCACGTATTCCACAAACAATCCTTGCAGGAACGCTTGATATTTTCATCCCCTAGTATCTCTACAAGGGCAAAAAATTAAACGAGAGAAATTCGGTTTTCCAGCAGAGTAATGAATCAAACCGGAAGACGTAtctaaaagtaaaatttaactaattaaaGCTAATATGTTCTCCAGATAAACACAGCATCTCCTGGAAGATTTACAACACCACCAAAATTGTTCTATTTCTACCACTTTAAAGAATTCGtcttcacaaaaaaagaaagaaaaataaaaagggtggCTTCTCGAAGGCCCGATGCTCTGATTTGACTGGAAAGTAAGCAACTCAAAAAACCCAGGTGTGGGAACTGAGTTTCCGTCTGGGTATGCGTCCTTGGATTGCTGTTGCCAACTTCAAAGACTAACAAGCTCCAACACgctaaaaataacattaatatgTAACATTAATATGCACAGTACTTAAGCCTCCGTCGGTGGAAGGTTCACTAGAATATTGAGTCCAGGTAAAAATTGTAATGCCTCCTGTTGAACTCTAACAAGCTACCGTAAGTACGGTCGGCAACACCAACAAACAGAGCTTCAGTATCGGGGCTGAAAGAAATGCCAGCAATCTCCCCAAATAGATCAATCTCCTGGCATTTGAGGTAATCAGATTGTGTATCAAAAACATGGACGAAATCTGCAGGCTCAGCCATAGCCAAAAACTTGCCATCTGAGGTGAACTTTAGAGCTCTTATTGCTCCCATATTCCCTTTTAATACTGCAAGGGACTGGGACAGATTCCTTATATCCCACAGCCTGCATGTAGTGTCTTGGTTTCCAGTGGCCAAAATTAGCCCGTCAGGGTGCCAGGCTGATGAAAAGGAATAATCCAAATGCCCTTTGAGGCTTCCAGTCACTTTACCAGAATTAGCATCGGCAATCAAGCACTCAGCACTGTCCCCAAGCACTGCAAGCAGCTTACCATCTGGGCTAACAGAGGTGTTCTGGGGAACAGTTTTAAGAAGTGTAAGCATGTTATAAATATGACAAAACAGTACAGAATTATGAATTCTCGGGGAAGTTTCTGGTGAAAGGCACTCACATTTACAGACCAATCGAAGGAGAAACAATTGAGGGAAGCAAAAGTTTCGGCATCAAACACTCTAACTTGAGCATCGTTGTTCGCGGCCATAATCCTCATTGAGCCactgcaaaacaaaaaacaaaagatgactCAAGTTCTTGAGTCTGTCTCCtgagggaaagaaaaaggaactcaaaaattttctattaaCAAGTTCCTTACTTGTGGTTACGGTATACATCCACTGCATTGGTTATGGCATTTTCACCTGTTGTTATCTTTGAGCAGAATGCAACTCCAGGTTGATCCAAACACTGACCATATGAAAGAACCGATCAGAAGACAAGCTAGATATTGAATATTAAGTTAAATGTTCAAAAGAAGTAGCTATACTTATTTAGCCACTTTGATACCTTGCAAATAAGTTCTCCCTGGAAACCACCTGCCACCATTAAGTTCTCTTTGACAGCCATAGTGCTTATCTGCACTCTGGAGAGTGACTGAGACAACAATCCTGGGCTTTGCtgtagaaaagaaaggaaaatacttCAGTCATGAATTAAGTgcaaaattaaatgatgataGTCATGTTCACCCTGGACCCCAAAGTAACATACCCGGGTTGGAGCA from Populus trichocarpa isolate Nisqually-1 chromosome 5, P.trichocarpa_v4.1, whole genome shotgun sequence includes these protein-coding regions:
- the LOC7486610 gene encoding uncharacterized WD repeat-containing protein C2A9.03 isoform X1 encodes the protein MDHFHNNDLEYVVNDPFEDDFFSEDEPQRNDDSDDAMNSDFEDDFVSSKPKTDTSALEARNGKDIQGIPWERLNFTRDKYRETRLKQYKNYENLSRPRFELHKECLEVEKGKTFYDFEFNTRLVKSTIVHFQLRNLLWATSKHDVYLMQNYSAMHWSSLLRRGKEVLNVAKPVAPTRQSPGLLSQSLSRVQISTMAVKENLMVAGGFQGELICKCLDQPGVAFCSKITTGENAITNAVDVYRNHNGSMRIMAANNDAQVRVFDAETFASLNCFSFDWSVNNTSVSPDGKLLAVLGDSAECLIADANSGKVTGSLKGHLDYSFSSAWHPDGLILATGNQDTTCRLWDIRNLSQSLAVLKGNMGAIRALKFTSDGKFLAMAEPADFVHVFDTQSDYLKCQEIDLFGEIAGISFSPDTEALFVGVADRTYGSLLEFNRRHYNFYLDSIF
- the LOC7486610 gene encoding uncharacterized WD repeat-containing protein C2A9.03 isoform X2 — its product is MLRNLLWATSKHDVYLMQNYSAMHWSSLLRRGKEVLNVAKPVAPTRQSPGLLSQSLSRVQISTMAVKENLMVAGGFQGELICKCLDQPGVAFCSKITTGENAITNAVDVYRNHNGSMRIMAANNDAQVRVFDAETFASLNCFSFDWSVNNTSVSPDGKLLAVLGDSAECLIADANSGKVTGSLKGHLDYSFSSAWHPDGLILATGNQDTTCRLWDIRNLSQSLAVLKGNMGAIRALKFTSDGKFLAMAEPADFVHVFDTQSDYLKCQEIDLFGEIAGISFSPDTEALFVGVADRTYGSLLEFNRRHYNFYLDSIF